TATTTAAGGCcacctttaataataatttatgtgGATGTGTTTCAATGCCAGAATTTGTTGGTTTCATgatgaacaacaacacatttcaaacctctcatctcacacacacactctgactggAATGTGTTCTGGTCCAGAGCCTCAGGGTGGAGTCCAGCCTGCTCAGCATCTGTGTCAACCTGCTTAGTACCATCTAAGCAGGTTTTATTGCATCGTGCACCACTCTAAAGGCACATTgtctaaaatattaaaatactttaCAGTGATTGTCTTTACGAGGGATATGAGGGACAGACTTTCTGTTCTGCACCGGCTAAAACAAACAGTCGTCTTCAAATACTGGACTCAGGTTTAGCTCGAGTGTCTCAGAATGAGCAGTACATGACTGCACCATTCAGGGAAACTAAAGATCAACAcaaatcatgaaaaaaaaaacaccagtcgatcattaaaattaaagcaaattgttttttctgttgtgttagtttaaaaaaaatacaaaaagataCACAAACGTCTCATAAGCTATAAGACATTACCAATACACAATATACAAAAACGACTTCCTCCAGTTCAACACGTGGACTATTTCACACAGTATTTGTGTTGAACTAGCACCAACACACCAACAGTCAGGCATCTACTGCAGAacatacacacagagaaagacaaaacatCCCGCTGAGAGAAATGTGGATCTTTGGTTCAACGCCTAAGTTTTCTGAGAAAGTGTTTGCACAGAGTTTGGTAGAAAACGTGAGCGACAGAAGATCTAGACCTGTCCACCCACCGCTGGAGAATATTGGTGAAACTAGGCCAACTAGGTCCCTGGTTCACGTGTTACCGTAGCAACCGCAGACAACAGATTTAAATGTGCCGTCTCATGATTAGCTGACGTCTGTACAGGAAAGGCCACAAATACAACAGACATGGTCGTCTGTTACGGTGACGATGGCTGTGATCAACccgaaaaaacaaaagcaccatcacagaaaaatattcaaatgtaaaaacagaaaattataTTCAACCTAAATGAGTGGAGTCTCTGAGAAGGCAAAAAGAGTCCATTAAGGACTGAAGGCACTGCTGCAGGGAATGAACAAGTTAGTCACTTTAGTTTTTAAGAGCAGAACATTTGTTTCTATCTCTTTATAGTCATAATAATATTAACCAATCACTTTATACTTTGTTCTAGTTTCATGGTAATTCTATATAGTATTTACACTATACACTACCAATGGTTTTGCATGTTAATGCTTTTTAAGAGGACGCCTACTGGTGAGATGAGTCTATGTTTGCCAAAACTCTGCAGCAGTGACCCAGCGTTTCTGTTATGTGTAGTGTAgtagaaacacacacgtgctacggcagcgacagacaggaaATACGTCACGGCTGCATACGAGGCACAGGGGTAAATAAATATGGCTTCAGTAGAGGCGTGCTGTGTGGAGTGTGGAGGCGTTCAACTCTAACGCGCTGCGATGGTGACGTCCTTAGAGACGGAGATTCAGCGGTTGCTCTTCATGGCCTCTTTAGCAGCGAGGATGAGGGGAGTGAGGCTGGACAGAGGTTTGGCCAGCTTCAGGAACGGAtgctacagacacacagaaatacaCCATCAACCGCTGCCAACGTAGAGTCAGGTATTAATGACTCAACAGTCTCTGAGAGATATATGGACACATTCAGGTAATATTAGAGTCTGGCTCTACCTGCAGCAGTTCTCGGCCCGATCCTCGTTTCTCCACGTCCATTTCCAGACAACGGGACAAGAAGGACCTGAAGACGGGAGACAGCTTCTCTGGACTCTGGAGCTCAGGAGTCCCGTTGGTGGCGATTAAATACAgagcctgaacgcagcacaaCAGTTTATCATTAGCATCTTTGTACAGTCACAAACATACAGACAAGACTATACATTAAAAGTTTAACCACATGATGGTGCTAGAGTACAAGTCACTGATTAGATTAACATAACCACCACCATCAGTTAACAAAGGATGGAAGTGAAAGCGCCGGTCCGTGCTTCACAGCGCTTTCTCACCCTGAGTGGGTTCTCATTGAGATACGGAGGTTCTCCCTCCACCATCTCTATGGCCATGATTCCCAGAGACCAAATGTCCACTTTGGGCCCATAGGCTTTCCTTGTCACCACTTCAGGAGCCATCCAGTAGGGGGTTCCCACCATGGTGCTGcgtttgttctgttctggagTGATCTGGGCACAGAAGCCAAAGTCCGCTGCAAGAGAGCAAGAATGACGTGTTGATGTTGATTTAGctacaatttatttatatctgtgcatgtgtgtttttgctctcCCTCACTGAGTTTGACAGATCCATCCATCCCCAGCAGAACATTGTCACTCTTGATGTCTCTGTGGATGACCTGGTTGGCGTGAAGGAACTCCAGCGCTTGAAGAACCTGGATACACACAGGAAACATTTACCTAACACTGTACAGAGACAAACATGGGACACGcactgctgttgttttagtttAGAGCTCCACCTCTCTGCAGACTGCCGCAATCTGAGCTTCGTCCATGCACGTCTCCGTCACGACATCGGTAAGCGAGCCGCCAGCAAGATACTCCATGACCACGAAAAGTTCGTCTCCTACGAGGAAACTGAAAAAGGGAAACACGCAGTGAGACTCAAAGCGGCTGACCAGCGCTAACTAAGCATGTGATACACCAGCATTACCTGTCCAGGAAATTAACAATGTTGGGATTCTTCATCTCCTTCATGACCAGGATTTCATTGATAATTAGCTCTTTCTTTGGCTGTTTCTGCAAGTTGATCTGTTTAATGGCCACCtacaaaacacagcaaacacaaaccaacTTCATCAAACAGTAATTAAATCAAAATATGATTCATTTGCCTTTTGCAACACCGCAAAATGTGCATAGTGGTTAAAGGTTGGCTAGAGTCCAGAGACAACTCACCAACACAATCACTCTTACTTCTTTAAAATGGATGATGATGTTACATGGTGGAATATGAATCAAGCTTACCTCTTGTCCAGTAGCAACATCTATTGCTGTATAAACTGTGCCAGATGCActaaagaggaaaacaaagggaGGTCAAATTCACTGTTTGCCCACGAGCCAACCAAACGTCAGCGCTCTGTGTGCTCAGGTGGGACTCACCCCTGGCCGATCTTCTCGTAGCGAGTGTATTTCTTCTTAGGATCCCCAACGCTGACGATAGTTcctaaaaaacacaggaaaactgCAAAGTCAGCTCTACTGGAGTCTTAAATACACGTGGCTCTGCTTGAAATGTGCCTTCTCTGTTTTACGTACTTAGTTTGTCCATGATCTCCTCGTCTGTCATCTTGCCTCccttctttttctgtttgtcgGCGGCCTTGTccggaggagggagaggatcTATCACCGACCTCGTATAAACCTGACAGCACACAGAAAAGAATTCAGGGATCGATCTTGATGCTTTTCAGTGACTTTACCCAAACACTGATTAATCCATAACACACACATGTTACTGTGTTGAAAAGCTCTGTAATATTTTTTCGTGGTCTGTTTTTTACATGAAAGC
Above is a window of Betta splendens chromosome 22, fBetSpl5.4, whole genome shotgun sequence DNA encoding:
- the LOC114848975 gene encoding serine/threonine-protein kinase PAK 2-like encodes the protein MCDSGVCDDKPPAPPVRMSSQVGGAKDPQLANQKPLPSVPEEKKSRNKIISMFAYEKGGRKKDRDKDRPEISSPSDFEHTIHVGFDAVTGEFTGMPEQWARLLQTSNISKYEQKQNPQAVLDILKFYDSTSGKQKYLSVSASDKDLQSPGKPGTITGASSSRDGEDDDDDTPPPIVAPRPEHTKSVYTRSVIDPLPPPDKAADKQKKKGGKMTDEEIMDKLRTIVSVGDPKKKYTRYEKIGQGASGTVYTAIDVATGQEVAIKQINLQKQPKKELIINEILVMKEMKNPNIVNFLDSFLVGDELFVVMEYLAGGSLTDVVTETCMDEAQIAAVCREVLQALEFLHANQVIHRDIKSDNVLLGMDGSVKLTDFGFCAQITPEQNKRSTMVGTPYWMAPEVVTRKAYGPKVDIWSLGIMAIEMVEGEPPYLNENPLRALYLIATNGTPELQSPEKLSPVFRSFLSRCLEMDVEKRGSGRELLQHPFLKLAKPLSSLTPLILAAKEAMKSNR